The window GTATCTGTTCCACGAGGCAGGAATCGCACACATGCTTGGGCGTGCTGCCATTCAGGGGCCGTGCCAGTGACTATCACCGAAACCGACCTGTCCGTCATGAGTGCCCGCATTGCCGAGGTTCTCCACCCGGAGCGGATCATCCTGTTCGGTTCCCGCGCCCGCGGTGAGGCGCAACCCGATTCGGACATCGACTTGCTGATCATCACCCGTGAGACTTACGGCCCCCACAACAGCCGACGACGGGCCATGGCTCGGGTGTGGCGTTTGCTGGCAGATATTCCTGTGGCCAAGGATATCGTTTTGTTCAGCAATGCCGAGGTGGAACAGTGGCGCACGGCCAAGAATCACTTGATCGCCAGGGCCTTGCATGAGGGGAGAGTGCTTTATGAAAGGCATTGATTACGCCCTGGAACTGTTACGTCTGGCACGCGCCGATCATCGTGCCATGACTGGCATGCTGGATCC of the Magnetococcales bacterium genome contains:
- a CDS encoding nucleotidyltransferase domain-containing protein; translated protein: MSARIAEVLHPERIILFGSRARGEAQPDSDIDLLIITRETYGPHNSRRRAMARVWRLLADIPVAKDIVLFSNAEVEQWRTAKNHLIARALHEGRVLYERH